From a single Nicotiana tabacum cultivar K326 chromosome 8, ASM71507v2, whole genome shotgun sequence genomic region:
- the LOC107773804 gene encoding diacylglycerol kinase 7 isoform X2 has product MDSTAKCRRRASGRSSVVESIRGCTFAGVRISKEELRRRITMPEYLRVAVREAIQSKDVDAETVKRHFDTAYAPGAEPPQPPEGPIVVFINSKSGGRHGPQLKARLQELMGEQQVLDLSVVKPHEFVQYGLSCLEKFAALGDSCAKVTRERIRIVAAGGDGTVGWILGCLGELKKQGREPVPPTGIIPLGTGNDLSRSFGWGGSFPFNWKSATKSILDRVATGPINHLDSWNLVISMPAGEKLETPHSLKPTEDASLDQELDIDGELPKKLSNYQGVYYNYFSIGMDAQVAYGFHHLRNEKPYLAQGPVSNKLIYSGYSCTQGWFFTPCSSDPGLRGLNNILRLYVKKVNSSKWEQVPVPSSVRSIVTLNLPSYGGGRNPWGHLKPEYLEKRGFVEAHADDGCLEIFGLKQGWHASMVMVELISAKHIAQGFV; this is encoded by the exons ATGGATTCGACGGCGAAGTGTCGGAGAAGGGCGTCGGGGAGGTCGTCGGTAGTAGAGTCGATAAGAGGTTGTACGTTTGCCGGAGTTAGAATATCGAAAGAGGAGCTCCGGAGGAGGATCACGATGCCGGAGTATTTAAGGGTGGCGGTCAGGGAGGCTATACAGAGTAAGGATGTAGACGCTGAAACTGTAAAGCGACATTTCGACACGGCTTATGCCCCCGGGGCCGAGCCTCCTCAGCCGCCGGAGGGGCCCATCGTCGTCTTCATTAATTCTAAAAGTGGTGGAAGACATGGCCCACAGCTTAAAGCTAGGTTGCAGGAACTCATGGGTGAACAACAG GTTCTTGACCTTTCAGTTGTGAAGCCTCATGAGTTTGTTCAATATGGATTAAGTTGCCTGGAGAAGTTTGCTGCTCTTGGTGACAGCTGTGCAAAAGTGACTCGTGAAAGGATAAGAATCGTG GCAGCAGGAGGTGATGGCACTGTTGGATGGATTCTTGGCTGCCTTGGAGAGCTTAAGAAACAGGGTCGAGAGCCAGTTCCACCAACAGGAATTATCCCACTTGGCACAGGAAATGACTTGTCCAGGAGTTTTGGTTGG GGTGGGTCATTTCCTTTTAACTGGAAGTCAGCCACAAAAAGTATTCTTGACAGAGTTGCAACAGGTCCAATTAACCATCTGGATAG TTGGAATCTTGTAATATCAATGCCCGCTGGGGAAAAACTGGAAACACCTCATTCTCTGAAACCTACTGAGGATGCCTCTCTTGATCAG GAATTGGATATTGATGGTGAGTTGCCCAAGAAATTGTCCAACTATCAAGGAGTATACTACAACTACTTTAGCATAG GAATGGATGCACAGGTAGCCTATGGCTTCCATCATTTACGGAACGAAAAGCCATACCTTGCACAAGGTCCCGTATCAAACAAG TTGATTTACTCAGGATATAGTTGCACGCAAGGCTGGTTCTTTACACCATGTAGCAGTGACCCTGGTTTGAG GGGACTGAATAATATTTTGCGACTATATGTTAAGAAGGTCAACAGCTCAAAGTGGGAGCAAGTCCCTGTTCCTTCAAG TGTTCGGTCTATTGTCACTCTGAATCTCCCTAGCTATGGCGGTGGAAGGAATCCATGGGGTCATTTGAAGCCAGAGTACTTGGAGAAG AGGGGTTTTGTGGAAGCCCATGCAGATGATGGTTGCCTTGAAATTTTTGGCCTGAAACAAGGATGGCATGCTTCTATGGTTATGGTTGAGCTCATCTCTGCAAAACACATTGCCCAG GGATTCGTATAG
- the LOC107773804 gene encoding diacylglycerol kinase 7 isoform X1 encodes MDSTAKCRRRASGRSSVVESIRGCTFAGVRISKEELRRRITMPEYLRVAVREAIQSKDVDAETVKRHFDTAYAPGAEPPQPPEGPIVVFINSKSGGRHGPQLKARLQELMGEQQVLDLSVVKPHEFVQYGLSCLEKFAALGDSCAKVTRERIRIVAAGGDGTVGWILGCLGELKKQGREPVPPTGIIPLGTGNDLSRSFGWGGSFPFNWKSATKSILDRVATGPINHLDSWNLVISMPAGEKLETPHSLKPTEDASLDQELDIDGELPKKLSNYQGVYYNYFSIGMDAQVAYGFHHLRNEKPYLAQGPVSNKLIYSGYSCTQGWFFTPCSSDPGLRGLNNILRLYVKKVNSSKWEQVPVPSSVRSIVTLNLPSYGGGRNPWGHLKPEYLEKRGFVEAHADDGCLEIFGLKQGWHASMVMVELISAKHIAQASAIRFELRAGEWDEAYMQMDGEPWKQPINKEFSTFVEIKRVPFQSLMVNGK; translated from the exons ATGGATTCGACGGCGAAGTGTCGGAGAAGGGCGTCGGGGAGGTCGTCGGTAGTAGAGTCGATAAGAGGTTGTACGTTTGCCGGAGTTAGAATATCGAAAGAGGAGCTCCGGAGGAGGATCACGATGCCGGAGTATTTAAGGGTGGCGGTCAGGGAGGCTATACAGAGTAAGGATGTAGACGCTGAAACTGTAAAGCGACATTTCGACACGGCTTATGCCCCCGGGGCCGAGCCTCCTCAGCCGCCGGAGGGGCCCATCGTCGTCTTCATTAATTCTAAAAGTGGTGGAAGACATGGCCCACAGCTTAAAGCTAGGTTGCAGGAACTCATGGGTGAACAACAG GTTCTTGACCTTTCAGTTGTGAAGCCTCATGAGTTTGTTCAATATGGATTAAGTTGCCTGGAGAAGTTTGCTGCTCTTGGTGACAGCTGTGCAAAAGTGACTCGTGAAAGGATAAGAATCGTG GCAGCAGGAGGTGATGGCACTGTTGGATGGATTCTTGGCTGCCTTGGAGAGCTTAAGAAACAGGGTCGAGAGCCAGTTCCACCAACAGGAATTATCCCACTTGGCACAGGAAATGACTTGTCCAGGAGTTTTGGTTGG GGTGGGTCATTTCCTTTTAACTGGAAGTCAGCCACAAAAAGTATTCTTGACAGAGTTGCAACAGGTCCAATTAACCATCTGGATAG TTGGAATCTTGTAATATCAATGCCCGCTGGGGAAAAACTGGAAACACCTCATTCTCTGAAACCTACTGAGGATGCCTCTCTTGATCAG GAATTGGATATTGATGGTGAGTTGCCCAAGAAATTGTCCAACTATCAAGGAGTATACTACAACTACTTTAGCATAG GAATGGATGCACAGGTAGCCTATGGCTTCCATCATTTACGGAACGAAAAGCCATACCTTGCACAAGGTCCCGTATCAAACAAG TTGATTTACTCAGGATATAGTTGCACGCAAGGCTGGTTCTTTACACCATGTAGCAGTGACCCTGGTTTGAG GGGACTGAATAATATTTTGCGACTATATGTTAAGAAGGTCAACAGCTCAAAGTGGGAGCAAGTCCCTGTTCCTTCAAG TGTTCGGTCTATTGTCACTCTGAATCTCCCTAGCTATGGCGGTGGAAGGAATCCATGGGGTCATTTGAAGCCAGAGTACTTGGAGAAG AGGGGTTTTGTGGAAGCCCATGCAGATGATGGTTGCCTTGAAATTTTTGGCCTGAAACAAGGATGGCATGCTTCTATGGTTATGGTTGAGCTCATCTCTGCAAAACACATTGCCCAG GCTTCAGCAATTCGATTTGAGTTGCGAGCGGGCGAGTGGGATGAGGCTTATATGCAGATGGATGGTGAGCCATGGAAACAACCAATAAACAAGGAATTTTCAACCTTCGTGGAGATTAAGAGAGTACCATTTCAGTCTCTAATGGTCAACGGGAAGTAG